One window from the genome of Oryctolagus cuniculus chromosome 1, mOryCun1.1, whole genome shotgun sequence encodes:
- the TAF1D gene encoding TATA box-binding protein-associated factor RNA polymerase I subunit D, with amino-acid sequence MDKSEMDPLDHMTSDATMEIDNESDDSSSGSSVFKTQCVPSSPNWRPKNTIRKPIHSSKIVETTDSSSDSSVEPRPLTLKALIAKFKKKKRKRRKQKYKATGRPVGRPKGRKNTKISHVDKNQFKDKGPRFSFLESENGTQPSPWRKILTFEQAVARGFFNYIEKLKYEYHLKESLKQMDVGDDLEKEDLDSRRYKYLDDDGSISPIEESVAEDEEAAHPEQEECDIKLVDSSCFIINSEFPKLNVNSEQNVKEAVSSKKRASKVKNTAQKMEPPEKETATGN; translated from the exons ATGGACAAGTCAGAAATGGACCCTCTTGACCACATGACATCTGATGCAACTATGGAAATTGATAATGAAAG tgatgACAGTTCATCTGGTAGCAGTGTGTTTAAAACTCAATGTGTTCCTTCCTCACCTAATTGGAGGCCAAAAAACACCATTAGAAAACCTATTCATTCATCTAAAATTGTCGAAACAACAGATTCTTCAAGTGATTCATCTGTAGAACCAAGACCATTGACACTAAAAGCGCTTAttgcaaaatttaagaaaaagaaacgtaaaaggagaaaacagaaatacaaggCAACAGGAAGGCCAGTAGGCAGGCCTAAAGGACGGAAAAACACTAAAATATCACATGTAGATAAAAACCAATTTAAAGACAAAGGACCTAGGTTCTCATTTTTAGAATCAGAGAATGGAACTCAACCATCACCTTGGAGGAAAATTTTAACCTTTGAG CAAGCAGTTGCAAGAGGATTTTTTAATTACATTGAAAAACTGAAGTATGAATATCACCTGAAAGAATCTCTGAAACAAATGGATGTTGGTGATGAtttagaaaaggaagatcttgACAGTCGAAGATACAAGTATTTGGATGATGATGGATCTATATCTCCTATTGAAGAATCAGT AGCAGAGGATGAGGAAGCAGCACACCCTGAACAGGAGGAATGTGATATCAAATTGGTT GACAGTAGTTGTTTCATAATAAATTCGGAATTCCCAAAACTGAATGTGAATTCAGAACAGAATGTGAAAGAAGCCGTTTCATCTAAAAAGAGAGCCTCAAAAGTCAAAAACACTGCACAGAAGATGGAACCTCCTGAAAAGGAGACAGCAACAGGAAACTGA